One Carassius auratus strain Wakin chromosome 39, ASM336829v1, whole genome shotgun sequence genomic window, CGCATTAGAGTAACGAGACCTTCACCAGGGCACTTCTATATAGCGATATCGGAAAAAAAACACTCACAGTCTCCAGATTAAAAGGTTACTAGTTTcagaaactatttatttttacttagttTGTTTCAATTTTTTATCATTCATAGTACTCTGACAATCATAAAGGAGTCACTGCTTTTAGCTACAAAGATAAACTTTGATGTTCGAGTTTATTTTCCTTTGTACGATACgtagtaatttttcatttttgtattaatttagatttttttgcttcaAAGCAAATTCTAGTCATATACAGAAATAATTTATGTAAAGTGTTTAAAATggtttatactttaaataaagtttaaaactgTGAAACTTGTTTTTCAGAATATATCCGTATGTACATTGTATAGATTTACCTTTATGCAGCACAGTAGAATATTGTTCATAATATCAACTTTTATATTTCTAACAGAAGGTGGCTTGTTATGTGCAAATCAACAGCTGGTATTGAAACACTATAATTTTTTGTGACACTCAGATATCACAGATATGGAATAATATTGATACCCCATCTGATTGTctggttcagtttttttttttttttttaatgcagaaaagTTGCTGTACTAGAACCCAAACCATAGAAATTTATTCTTTCCACTGTGAAGAGACTCATTATGGATGTCATGATGTACCAAATCAGTATTGAGGGATGATTCTTACTCAAGTGAGACTCTTCTGAGACCTTACCAATAAATAGTTTAATTCATGTGAGTTTGGCTAGTCTCATGTATTTgtaaatgtcttcacacacaggtTTATAATATGTCATTTTTCCACATCTCATGGGGTGGAGAGTGTACCATTTCCTTACCATGGTAAACTATAGTTTCTGACAAATAACCAGATTTTACTGAAGTGAAATTTTGGTAATATTAACCAAAATGTTTCGTGATACTGCAGTTAAACTATGGCTTTTCGGAcatgcacaatggtaataatactatgttttactttaataagcatttattgaGCATATCCAGATGTAATATATGGAAgcgccacaaaataaaaaaagtaattgtgatttatttattttttaaattctatataGTTTGTATCACACAATTCAGATTAggaattctgattttttttctctctctctctctctctctctctctttctttatcagTTTCGAGTTTAcatatcgcaattctgactttttcctcagaattATAAGTTTGTATCTGGCAATtcggttgttgttttttctgaatCCTGAGTTTACATTTTCCAATTATTATGGGTTTTTTTCTGCCATGGGATAAAAATATAAGGAAATGTAATTGCAACATTTAATCGCACAaatctgccttttttatttttattttttataaattctgactttatatttcacgattatgaatattattatttccactactactactactattcgTTTGTGCAACAGGTGCACAGTTCGCAATGTagcagtcttttattttgaaacgaCGGGTCTTTTATTGTGAAGTTGCCTCACGGAGGGGAGTTTTCAAGGCGGTGCCTTTTTGCATGGCCACGCCTACGCATGGTTTCTGAAAATTTGAATGACAAGGAAGTAAAGGTGTTGCCACCCGGTGAATCTTAACGTCAACATGGCAAGCCTCGGTAAGTGTATTTCCTTGTAAAAATATTAGGGATTTAAATAAAGCTACGTGTGAAACTGCAGTTCTGTTCAATGTTTCTGAGTAACTTACTGGAAACCTGTACGTGTTGTCTTCgagcagctgctgttgttttCGGTGTCTCTTGTAGTCAGGGTGACAGTGCCCATGTGCACCTGTGATAAACACTTCAATTATCTCTACATTTGATTACTTACAGTATAACGAGCTGAAGGTTTTGTGCACTTTGCTAATATCCTGCGGTGCCTGTTCTCTCAATTCCATTTATTCATCTCCTAATATGCAGGTTATATTTAGACTTGTGTCCTGGTCGTTATTTTCATTACTTTGTCGTTTTGAAGAGCTTGAAATCTTGACGTAAGGATGACttgcagaaaagaaagaaaaaaaacggtTATGTGTATGGAAACAATACTTTCTTGGCGTTttgttatgatttaattattattttcgtgtaaaaaaatattcttgAACATCCATACATCAAAACAATTGAAATCGTAGTATTCACAAGGTAACTTAACCAAACAatttacaaacacaaataatATCTCGCGTAAATGGTATCATTGCATCagagtatattatatatagtatatatagtatatagagcatataatatatatatatatacatatatatactgtaatattgttgtagtagtagtattagtttTGGTGATTACTGCGTTCAATCAAGGTTGCTTATTGCGTGACAGGATAACTGCTTGATTGTACTCATTCCTCTCTGCTATAGATAAGGAGATTTCCTACAGCAATCTCAAAGATCTTTTGGCAAAGGGTTCAGGGCTTCTTGTGGATGTGCGCACTAAAGATGAAGTAGACAGAGGACATATTTCAGGCTCCATTCACATCCCAGGTAGGAGAGAAGATTGACAAAAATTATGCATTAGTTGCAaaaactatctgtctgtctatctagttatttgttattgtttgatATTATCACTTTTTAGGTTACCTAAAAGTATTGTACATTAAGTGTATTGAACGTGTACTAAAagcaattttcatttatttaattttagtggaAAATGTAGAAAGTGACATGTCCCTGGACGCAGCTGAATTCCAGTCTAAATTCGGTGTAGTTAAACCATCTCTGGACAGCTCTGAACTGGTTTTCCACTGTCAGATGGGAAAACGTGGCGCTCTTGCCACAGAGAAAGCCAGAAACCTAGGCTTCAAGAAGTAAGAAACTTGGAATAATGAATGCTTAAACAATCACAGTTTTACTGAAGCCGTAACAATAATTCCTTCTCTGTCCTCAGTGCCCGTAATTATGCAGGGGGCTACAAGGAATGGTCAGAAAAAGGTGGCAAGTGACAATCGAGTCAGAACTCCTGGAATACTCTGAAGATTCCAGCTTAAATCAGGGACCAGTTTACTCTCATACAACTAATCATAATATTTgtacatgtattttaataaagtctgattattaaacaaataaatgttgtcCTTGTCTTAGCCTTTTAACCTCCTGGGTCCTCCTCTGTAGaagacattatattttagtgaatttctctgGGACCATACGTGTCATAGTCGGGATGTCCTGTCCCGTTTTCAAAATGGTTGtcgtaaaagaaaaaaaaaacgtcaggaaaaaaatgtatgtggtttaaaataagaaaatgaccTTTTGTTATGAAACAGGAAATAATTTCCATATATGTCTTCTGTAGAGGACACCAGGAAAACATGTTTAACGGGCATTTTGGGGAAACACAACAACTCAATAGGGAAAGAAATGATAGATCAATATTCCTATGAAATATGAGATATTCTTATGAAAAAGTTGCCTAGTTATTACACCAATTATAACGCTTTTTTTCATTATGGGTTGCCCCAAGAGCAGGGGTGGACCAGGGGGTGCCACTCAAAACTGCAGTTTtgtcaatataaaaatgtgttagaCTATAATGTACTGGACTGTTTTCGTTCCAAAAACACAACTAagtacaattaatttctactAAACTGTAATTGAGATATTTGTGAATTAGAACAAGTAATACCGAGTGAATATGACAATTTTTGCATTATTCCACACCTCCAGGTATTTTATAAAGGGGCTCACTATAGCTTTATTGCTCATTCAACTTCTCAAAACTCCCCAATGCTTGCTTTCTAATATTGCATACTAATGGATGAGACACGCAGAAAGATGTGAAAATGGCTGGAAGTCAACAGTAGACATAAATGCcaggatataatttttttattttatgcatttcaattttaattttcatatatgTTCTACTAGATTTGTAAActttgtaatttaatgcacaaataaatgtgaacacAGTACACTTATACTTGTATAAGTGCACTGTGCTCAAATTAATctatgcattaaattacaaataaaaatacatatcagtTTGTGCCTTTGTGCCTATTCTCGAATTAGGCCTATagaatatattttagtacatgGATTTGAGCGACGTTCTTGCAAAGTTTGCAGCTAATCacctttttggaaatttcatgaCCACGATGTATGCTCATATTTCTTGTGCGGACTATTTATGATGAAGTAAAGTAAAACAGCTAATGGGACAGGAAAGTGTGTTTTACTGACATattagaggtgtgcgataccgctagatttggtatcgattcgataccaagtaaatacagggccagtatcgtcgataccgataccaatacagatactttttaataattaaggtggatgagtcttcaacctaaatctaaatgaattttcatgacttttaatttgtttttgtgatttgcattttgggttattaatcagaactacaaaagcttttgttcagaaacaacttttggttacttctgttttatttaaataaacaaagttacacaatgattacttcacaaatataaaaaatgtaaaaacaaattctcttttcaagtagcatgttaataaaaaaaatgtttctcctctttagtgcacttcttttcaagatttttttcttaaagtcacaaagttttacttcacaatgcaaaacaaattcTCCTTGTACAAAATcccactatggaaagaggctgcaggtccttcacaatcatttctgataggcgccttgtaatatccactgctcttggagaatcagctattgataaaataataaataataaaaaataattaagtctggtgcacatctaggtgtagtttaaatatagaaactagtatccctttcacagctaacacaaaaagggtatatcggcctgaaaatacagccacacaacgctcctctttctctccgcctctgactgactgctgttagaaatgcgcggctgagcggtgcgcgcgcctgactgctggtggtagcgctagtggtgagtcacgtgacggtacaacacaggagagagggggcggagagcagtgtcgagcatgagcagcactcttgagagtttgctctgctctgtgacagcagcagcattttgacaaacacggccaggtcgcaaaatgagagaaactgaaacttaagtaggctatcgatattatcgatattagtatcgatctgcccacctctatGACAGGGGCGGAGCGGGAGGGTGGCTATtggggcttaagccccgaatgttttgtcaaaagccccgaatcttttagcttttttaaaataacttcaactttgtttcatttcctctcagtctctcagactggagcggcaaaaaaaagaaacaaaagctctattactgtgcgttgtggcgcacggtaaagcatcacgcatcactacgcttgtttgccaactgccgataaaaactaacgaagaagaatataaatcatcttcttcgtcgttgtcattaggggctggtgggctttttatttcaccgccgtcgtagcgagctcactgactaaccgcctgaaattagcattatggacataacaattttttttaaaaggaactcgtaacagcaaacctcaccggccagagagagattcaaaagcaatatatcccaatgtatcaaatgctaagttatttcagggcatgttttacaactgttctctgcacattagtgggataagaagatagattaattgagaaatatagctggagaacaattaaatacaaaatagtttgtaggctctactgggtgaatatttttttttttttctgagtaaccatcattttcccagatagtgtatttttaggcattctgttatctcaaacagcctgaaaaatagtgcatttagctgacataaacgtgggggaaaaaaatctcccctgcggagtacacccctgcagccccctaggtttgggctaagccccgaatgtttacatcttctggctccgcccctgCTCTATGACATATAGCTGTGGCTTTTCTGCGCTCGTTTGACTCGCGCCTGACGctgaggccggtgacacactggctgcttGGCGTTTCTGCTGCATCATTTGAGTGTCGCGTAGAAGATAGGCAGGGGCAGATCTACtggggtggcaaatgccaccctaaaagaaagccttgccatcCAAGTGggagcaacgaattaaaggttatggccaatttgaaaatttattagcgcgaatctttcgtgattcgtgatcccgctccgaactcccgaac contains:
- the LOC113058156 gene encoding thiosulfate:glutathione sulfurtransferase, with protein sequence MASLDKEISYSNLKDLLAKGSGLLVDVRTKDEVDRGHISGSIHIPVENVESDMSLDAAEFQSKFGVVKPSLDSSELVFHCQMGKRGALATEKARNLGFKNARNYAGGYKEWSEKGGK